A region of Candidatus Auribacterota bacterium DNA encodes the following proteins:
- a CDS encoding periplasmic heavy metal sensor — protein MKVRFAGAIVALGMGALLLSLADAHAQTPCPMRGEGEEHGEGRFQEQLKELNLTPAQTEQIKKQRQANMSAMRELKQALKTKHSELLEELDKQQPDKGKIESVTSELKRLEAQRIDQKVKNILQMKETLTPEQFKKLSSLKEEYGGEKHGPWKGKGQRRGHCADQNAKPEPVPTQPEKPAGESVGSVSE, from the coding sequence ATGAAAGTACGATTTGCTGGGGCAATTGTGGCGCTGGGGATGGGTGCACTGCTTCTCTCTCTGGCTGACGCGCACGCACAGACTCCCTGCCCGATGCGGGGGGAGGGAGAGGAGCACGGAGAAGGGCGTTTCCAGGAGCAGCTCAAGGAGCTCAACCTGACCCCTGCGCAGACGGAGCAGATAAAGAAACAGCGTCAGGCGAATATGAGCGCGATGCGGGAACTTAAGCAGGCTCTCAAAACGAAGCACAGTGAGCTTCTCGAGGAGTTGGACAAGCAGCAGCCTGACAAGGGCAAGATCGAGAGTGTCACGTCCGAACTGAAGCGCCTGGAGGCACAGCGCATAGATCAGAAAGTCAAAAATATTCTCCAGATGAAAGAGACGCTCACACCTGAGCAATTCAAGAAACTGAGCTCTCTGAAGGAGGAGTACGGCGGCGAAAAGCACGGGCCGTGGAAAGGGAAGGGTCAGAGGCGTGGGCATTGTGCCGATCAGAACGCGAAACCCGAGCCTGTCCCCACGCAGCCGGAGAAACCCGCTGGGGAGTCGGTCGGGAGTGTCTCTGAGTGA
- a CDS encoding glycosyltransferase 87 family protein, translating to MRTVSGTFLKTLAGVTVLVYCAGTLFFLAIHQDIFQWDFKVHYYAGRAHAAGLDPYETTIAAGVEGSPGPRGFKINYPPYSLYVLSAISLLDYTTAFHALFALKCVLLAGLIYLWREKFLRAKQDLLFYLFCLLAFNSSIYIDFKAGNISVIEQFTLWLGFYFFLKRRLFFFCLFILLSAFFKITPLFFLCILWFSDERKKHLYFWGSIALVTAVALISYLCDPVSVMHFLHNTVRVLNRRFVVHQPSMHDLLEDLLMAGGAEPAAAGFPIIHGVAFLAVIGAVLVVTWRASALLKSLSIIGKDKIMIFLACTAYALILPNFEDYAYVILIVPAYFILTESASKSAGAAALVLFTIISSVSATLPLVRPAIKIVLAYSPLILAYLIWGLYVREIAIMARSARGQQ from the coding sequence ATGAGGACTGTGAGCGGGACTTTTTTAAAGACATTGGCGGGTGTGACAGTGCTTGTCTATTGCGCGGGTACACTCTTTTTCCTCGCGATCCACCAGGACATTTTTCAGTGGGATTTTAAGGTGCACTATTATGCGGGCCGCGCTCATGCGGCGGGACTGGACCCGTATGAGACCACGATCGCGGCGGGTGTTGAGGGATCTCCCGGCCCCAGGGGATTCAAGATCAATTATCCGCCCTATTCACTGTATGTATTGAGCGCGATCTCGCTTCTGGACTACACGACGGCCTTCCATGCGCTCTTCGCACTCAAATGCGTGTTGCTCGCCGGCCTGATCTATTTATGGAGGGAGAAGTTTTTACGCGCGAAACAAGATTTACTATTTTACTTATTCTGCCTGCTGGCGTTTAACAGTTCGATCTATATTGACTTCAAGGCGGGAAACATCTCTGTCATAGAACAATTCACCCTCTGGCTCGGGTTTTATTTCTTTTTGAAGCGCAGGCTATTTTTCTTCTGCTTGTTTATTCTCCTCTCAGCATTTTTTAAGATTACCCCGCTGTTCTTCTTGTGCATCTTGTGGTTCTCAGATGAGAGGAAGAAACATCTATATTTTTGGGGATCCATTGCATTAGTAACCGCCGTCGCGCTGATTTCGTACCTGTGCGACCCTGTCTCCGTGATGCACTTCTTGCATAACACGGTGAGGGTATTGAACAGGAGGTTCGTGGTCCATCAGCCATCCATGCATGATCTGCTGGAGGATCTGCTCATGGCGGGGGGGGCTGAGCCGGCAGCGGCGGGCTTCCCGATCATTCACGGGGTGGCCTTTCTCGCCGTGATCGGCGCGGTGCTCGTGGTGACGTGGCGCGCGTCAGCACTGCTGAAATCACTGAGTATAATCGGCAAGGATAAGATTATGATATTTCTGGCATGCACCGCGTACGCATTGATCCTGCCGAACTTCGAGGACTACGCGTATGTCATCCTTATCGTCCCCGCATATTTCATATTGACGGAATCGGCTTCCAAGAGTGCGGGCGCTGCAGCCCTTGTCCTGTTTACGATTATCTCCTCGGTGAGCGCCACGCTGCCGCTCGTCCGCCCTGCCATCAAAATTGTGCTGGCATATTCGCCTCTGATACTCGCGTATCTCATATGGGGTTTATATGTGCGTGAAATAGCGATCATGGCCAGATCGGCGCGGGGTCAGCAGTAG
- a CDS encoding glycosyltransferase 87 family protein: MGKGIFTVSIRVIVLVYCLAAVVYLASHPNIFQWDFKAYYHAARAYAAGLNPYDVVVTAAVGEYSDSPGSFRFIYPLPMLFLFLPLSPLRYTAALHIFLLVKLVLLAGLIYLWGKEFIEDKPDLSFYLFCIVAFNSPLYIDFRAGNVAIVEQFALWLAFYFFLKRRLLLFCLFILIPAAIKVTPILFLFLLWFLEDRERHLYFFGSLLIFVVSLALFQFCTPVLFASFLYQAGRTIAKSSQPSTFALLGDLLGRLRMSLCPSAAERIQLAAYGAIAVAVLVVTWRACVALRSLRLVSGEKILIFLACAVYAVILPHFEDYSYIIVLVPAYVIVRRSGRGDRAALLLFMILSAAGTTLPLVRPLMRIILAYSPLMLTYLVWGLYVREISSRSIASKGQ; the protein is encoded by the coding sequence ATGGGAAAAGGAATCTTCACGGTATCCATACGCGTGATCGTGCTCGTATACTGTCTCGCTGCAGTGGTCTACCTGGCATCACACCCTAATATTTTCCAGTGGGATTTTAAAGCGTACTACCATGCCGCGCGCGCCTACGCTGCGGGACTGAACCCGTACGATGTTGTCGTGACGGCGGCGGTCGGTGAATACAGTGATTCCCCTGGTTCCTTCAGATTTATCTATCCGCTGCCCATGTTGTTCCTATTCCTCCCCCTTTCGCCTCTCCGCTATACCGCCGCGCTGCATATTTTTCTACTCGTGAAATTGGTTCTGCTCGCCGGTCTTATCTATCTGTGGGGGAAGGAGTTCATTGAGGATAAGCCTGATCTGTCGTTTTATCTCTTCTGCATAGTGGCATTTAACAGTCCCCTCTATATTGATTTCAGGGCCGGCAATGTCGCCATCGTGGAGCAGTTCGCCCTCTGGCTCGCATTTTACTTCTTTTTAAAGCGCCGTCTCCTCCTCTTTTGCCTTTTCATCCTCATCCCGGCAGCGATTAAGGTCACGCCCATACTGTTCTTGTTCCTGCTTTGGTTTCTGGAAGACCGGGAGCGGCACCTGTACTTCTTCGGTTCGTTGTTGATTTTTGTCGTGTCGCTCGCGCTGTTCCAATTTTGCACCCCGGTATTATTCGCGAGTTTCCTGTACCAGGCGGGGAGAACGATCGCCAAGTCAAGCCAGCCCTCTACGTTCGCGCTGCTGGGTGATCTGCTCGGGCGACTCAGAATGAGCCTCTGCCCGTCGGCGGCCGAGCGCATTCAATTAGCAGCGTATGGCGCCATCGCCGTTGCGGTGCTCGTGGTGACGTGGCGCGCGTGCGTAGCGCTGAGATCGCTGCGCCTGGTTTCCGGAGAAAAGATACTGATATTTCTGGCCTGCGCCGTGTATGCGGTAATCCTCCCGCACTTTGAGGACTATTCCTATATCATCGTGCTCGTGCCCGCGTATGTGATCGTGAGGAGGTCCGGGCGAGGCGACAGGGCCGCGCTTCTCCTTTTTATGATTCTCTCTGCCGCAGGCACCACGCTGCCGCTCGTTCGCCCGCTCATGAGAATCATACTGGCGTACTCCCCCCTGATGCTGACGTATCTGGTATGGGGTCTCTACGTGCGTGAGATATCGTCGCGGTCAATAGCATCTAAGGGACAATGA
- a CDS encoding YCF48-related protein, whose translation MKSTIRRCHVSMLFLTVLIMVAASAFFSRVASVGLSYGNEWTNLSAGEGGKGLRAVAVDPLNPKKVFIGSAKGVFVSSDAGKEWVNCLDLSSSKKDISAELSAAQKLVVEGLQAGGKAGEVSGVTALAIDPANPQKVFAGSVDGLYICADGGKSWTKGDGALKGLSLLPLSIAIDPSNPDMVYAGTLNQAVIKSKDGGKTWQPVEVGAGEKTVTAVAVHPFDSQVVYAGTPDGVFKSKNGGSSWERVLSQSKVTQSVSVDLVNPEIVYLGTSGGVYKSVDGGASWKEIGSDVLAKKNVKKLAVAPSDSKALYAATTDGVYGSADGGAKWQDLSKGTGLKDAMSLAFDPLDSGAIWAATATGLYKTALAKPEAAAPGAAVAAEVKGGGTAAEGAKKAEEVAPAQTAPVEENVETIAVEEPSGAKAGAAAGPSVPTIDDVKTVLGQFSHEPTVQEVQEVAMRWAEVHPDLIEGWRKGAKYRALLPEFTLGFGFDHRVTDRWLDMDEVKEYNRREYGSQLGDTVNINTTGDVSITSSEYSDKFYLYTQTIDRHTTQDTTDRKRNIDFKFKWDLGDFLYNPDQVRISDEVRDLVELRNDVLEEVTQFYFQRRQLQIDLLLSPSEDLRERLRLELQLQEVTANIDYLTGGYLTQRLNDVKVGKERKSNVIKRLFAI comes from the coding sequence ATGAAATCCACTATACGGCGTTGCCATGTTTCAATGTTATTCCTGACCGTGTTGATAATGGTCGCTGCGTCAGCTTTCTTCAGCCGTGTCGCAAGCGTTGGCCTATCATACGGGAACGAATGGACAAATCTCTCCGCCGGTGAGGGGGGGAAGGGTCTTCGGGCGGTTGCGGTGGATCCACTCAACCCCAAAAAGGTGTTTATCGGTTCAGCGAAGGGTGTATTCGTGAGCAGTGATGCCGGGAAAGAGTGGGTGAATTGCCTCGATCTCTCAAGCTCAAAGAAGGATATCTCCGCGGAGTTGAGCGCCGCCCAAAAGCTGGTTGTTGAGGGTTTGCAGGCGGGCGGAAAAGCCGGTGAGGTTTCAGGAGTTACCGCACTCGCTATTGATCCCGCCAATCCTCAGAAGGTCTTTGCGGGGAGCGTGGATGGCCTCTATATATGCGCCGACGGAGGCAAGAGCTGGACCAAGGGCGACGGTGCGCTGAAGGGCCTTTCCCTTCTGCCGCTCTCCATTGCGATCGACCCCTCGAACCCGGACATGGTGTACGCAGGGACTCTGAACCAGGCCGTGATCAAATCGAAAGACGGCGGGAAAACGTGGCAGCCGGTTGAAGTGGGCGCCGGAGAGAAGACAGTTACCGCGGTGGCGGTTCACCCCTTCGATTCTCAGGTGGTCTATGCGGGAACGCCCGATGGTGTGTTCAAATCTAAAAACGGGGGCTCCTCATGGGAAAGGGTTCTCTCGCAATCGAAGGTGACCCAGAGCGTTTCGGTTGACCTTGTCAATCCTGAAATCGTATATCTCGGGACATCAGGCGGCGTGTATAAGAGCGTTGATGGAGGTGCGAGCTGGAAGGAGATCGGGTCGGATGTCCTTGCGAAAAAGAACGTGAAGAAGCTAGCCGTCGCCCCTTCTGACTCCAAGGCGCTCTATGCGGCCACCACCGATGGCGTGTACGGCTCTGCCGATGGCGGGGCGAAGTGGCAGGATCTTTCAAAAGGGACCGGACTCAAGGATGCGATGTCGCTGGCCTTCGATCCCCTCGACAGTGGCGCGATATGGGCGGCAACGGCCACCGGTCTGTACAAGACTGCGCTCGCAAAGCCGGAAGCCGCCGCACCGGGCGCCGCAGTTGCCGCAGAGGTGAAAGGCGGAGGGACAGCGGCTGAAGGAGCGAAGAAGGCCGAAGAGGTGGCGCCGGCCCAGACCGCCCCCGTGGAGGAGAACGTCGAGACGATCGCGGTGGAGGAGCCATCCGGGGCAAAGGCAGGAGCAGCGGCGGGGCCATCCGTGCCCACTATTGACGACGTAAAAACAGTTTTGGGTCAATTCTCCCACGAGCCGACGGTTCAGGAGGTTCAAGAGGTGGCAATGCGTTGGGCCGAGGTGCACCCGGACCTGATCGAGGGGTGGCGGAAGGGCGCGAAGTATCGCGCGCTGCTCCCGGAGTTCACACTCGGCTTCGGGTTTGATCACAGGGTGACCGATAGATGGTTGGACATGGATGAAGTAAAAGAGTACAACCGTCGGGAGTATGGCAGTCAACTGGGAGACACGGTAAACATCAACACCACGGGAGATGTGTCTATCACCTCATCCGAATACTCAGATAAGTTCTATCTCTACACGCAGACGATAGATAGACATACAACCCAGGATACAACAGACAGGAAAAGAAATATAGACTTCAAATTCAAGTGGGATCTCGGCGATTTCCTCTACAATCCTGATCAGGTGAGAATCAGCGATGAGGTACGGGACCTGGTGGAGCTGCGGAATGACGTGCTTGAAGAGGTGACGCAGTTCTATTTCCAGAGACGGCAGTTGCAGATCGACCTCCTCCTTTCGCCGTCTGAGGATCTCCGCGAGCGGCTGCGTCTGGAGCTCCAGTTACAGGAGGTCACCGCCAACATTGACTATCTCACGGGCGGCTACCTCACCCAGCGCCTGAACGATGTGAAAGTGGGGAAGGAGAGGAAGTCGAACGTCATCAAGCGCCTGTTCGCCATATAG
- a CDS encoding tetratricopeptide repeat protein gives MNPRTRTVILVILLSLITLTAFGRAVQAPFFWDDKALILYNPYLGRAAGLIQFLSPHFWKGSLFPNDFRPVEMYSYSLDCLFWKRNPMGYHLTNVLIHLFNCVSVYLLLALIFRRNRPAAFAALFFALHPIHSEAVIWIQNRSELLSASFSLVSIIAMVRYLSDQARQRPLLPVSLAALALALLTKESAVVAPLVCAALLPFLPRDATTRGRKGLILMFAIAGTLLALKFLLLGQGRFEEAVPYLSGGWRSLFFTATKSTLTYLSLLVLPVNLSLDRGFTIPPAAPLPGSLLSSALIALLVVWALRESRLRRGAGFALLFIIVSLLPACNIVFLAGRPISEQRVYFASIGFCLLLAVALEAALRIRRLRALGVVLVLVVSSSYLLISIKRTDCWRNEKVLWERTHEVSPSSWKSELFLAAMYGNEGKYAESIALFKHVLRAPSSQQVRAVKEMGVVFEKMGWDDCALREFERAAVLDPNFVEGRLCLGDALKKAGRYADAAAHYRFVEQKCPVIGEAQLRLGILYKEQGRYEDALKELEKLLALYPDNEKALTNIASIYGHEGRDREAEKLFTHIIALNPRSALAHNDYGLYLERRGRHDEALTHYASAVRIEPDAVLPHYNLAQAYLQKGERPAALLELLRAAQVQPGRDDILEEINRLSDALQESRAPDALAGNIVREYGELLNRRGIYLAQIGNATAARDCFKKLVALQPNNGQAHANLGRTYTEEGDYTQALKELLIAARQLPAEAPVYSSLGSCYAALGRMADARKAWEKALELDPQAKEPRRNLARMRNSE, from the coding sequence ATGAACCCTCGCACGCGCACGGTAATTCTCGTGATCCTCCTCTCCTTGATCACGCTCACCGCGTTCGGGCGAGCCGTTCAAGCGCCGTTCTTCTGGGATGACAAGGCGCTGATTCTCTACAACCCGTACCTCGGCCGCGCTGCCGGCCTGATACAATTTCTATCGCCCCACTTCTGGAAGGGCAGCCTCTTCCCCAATGACTTCAGGCCTGTTGAGATGTACTCCTACAGCCTCGACTGCCTTTTCTGGAAGAGGAACCCGATGGGGTATCATCTCACCAACGTGCTCATTCACCTGTTCAACTGTGTTTCCGTCTACCTTCTCCTCGCGCTGATTTTCAGGAGAAATCGTCCTGCCGCATTTGCCGCCCTCTTCTTTGCGCTCCACCCCATACACAGCGAGGCCGTGATATGGATACAAAATCGCTCGGAGCTCCTCTCCGCCAGTTTCTCGCTCGTGAGCATTATCGCAATGGTCCGCTACCTCAGCGATCAGGCGCGCCAGAGGCCCCTCCTGCCTGTATCCCTGGCCGCCCTCGCGCTCGCCCTGCTCACCAAGGAGAGCGCGGTGGTCGCGCCGCTCGTGTGCGCCGCCCTCCTGCCGTTTCTTCCACGAGACGCAACCACACGCGGGCGCAAAGGGCTCATCCTCATGTTCGCGATCGCGGGAACGCTGTTAGCTTTGAAGTTTTTGCTCCTCGGGCAGGGGAGATTCGAGGAAGCCGTGCCTTATCTCTCCGGCGGATGGCGCTCCTTATTTTTCACTGCGACAAAATCAACACTGACCTACCTCTCATTACTCGTGCTGCCCGTGAACCTTTCGCTCGATCGGGGTTTCACCATCCCGCCCGCCGCTCCCCTGCCGGGCTCTCTCCTCTCGAGCGCCCTGATTGCCCTTCTCGTCGTGTGGGCGCTCAGGGAATCACGCCTCAGGCGGGGCGCCGGATTCGCCCTCCTCTTCATCATCGTCAGCCTCCTGCCCGCGTGCAACATCGTGTTCCTCGCGGGGCGCCCCATCTCAGAGCAGCGGGTGTACTTTGCCTCGATAGGATTCTGCCTCCTGCTGGCGGTCGCGCTCGAAGCGGCCCTGAGAATCCGGCGGCTGCGCGCCCTCGGGGTGGTGCTCGTGCTCGTAGTCTCGTCATCCTACCTCCTCATCTCGATAAAGCGCACCGACTGCTGGCGCAACGAAAAGGTGCTCTGGGAGCGCACGCATGAGGTATCCCCATCCAGCTGGAAATCAGAGCTCTTCCTCGCCGCGATGTACGGGAACGAGGGGAAATACGCCGAGTCAATCGCCCTTTTCAAGCACGTCCTGCGCGCACCGTCCTCACAGCAGGTCAGGGCCGTCAAAGAAATGGGGGTTGTCTTTGAGAAAATGGGATGGGACGACTGCGCCTTGAGGGAATTCGAGCGGGCGGCGGTCCTCGATCCCAATTTTGTCGAGGGCAGGCTCTGCCTGGGGGATGCGCTCAAAAAGGCGGGGAGATATGCGGATGCCGCTGCGCACTATCGATTCGTTGAACAGAAGTGCCCGGTCATCGGCGAGGCGCAGCTGCGTTTGGGGATTCTCTATAAGGAGCAGGGCCGATATGAAGACGCGCTCAAGGAATTAGAAAAATTGCTTGCGCTCTATCCGGACAATGAAAAAGCGCTCACCAACATCGCCTCAATCTACGGCCATGAGGGGAGGGACCGCGAGGCGGAGAAGCTTTTTACACATATCATCGCACTGAACCCGCGTTCAGCGCTGGCTCACAACGACTATGGGCTCTACCTCGAACGGAGGGGTCGGCACGACGAGGCGCTCACTCATTACGCAAGCGCCGTGCGTATCGAGCCGGACGCGGTGCTGCCTCACTATAACCTGGCGCAGGCATACCTGCAGAAGGGCGAAAGACCGGCAGCGCTCCTGGAGCTGCTGAGGGCGGCGCAGGTGCAGCCCGGCAGAGATGATATCCTCGAAGAAATCAATCGCCTGAGCGATGCCCTCCAAGAATCGCGGGCGCCAGACGCACTGGCGGGGAACATTGTTCGGGAGTACGGTGAACTGCTCAACCGCCGCGGGATTTATTTGGCGCAGATCGGGAATGCCACGGCTGCTCGAGACTGTTTCAAAAAACTCGTCGCCCTCCAGCCGAACAACGGGCAGGCTCACGCAAACCTCGGGCGCACCTATACCGAGGAGGGGGACTACACACAGGCGCTGAAGGAACTTCTGATCGCCGCACGTCAGCTACCGGCGGAGGCCCCCGTGTACTCGAGCCTCGGGAGCTGTTATGCGGCGCTCGGCAGGATGGCCGATGCCCGGAAGGCGTGGGAGAAGGCGCTGGAACTTGACCCGCAGGCGAAGGAACCGAGGCGCAATCTCGCGAGGATGAGGAACAGCGAGTAG
- a CDS encoding ribbon-helix-helix domain-containing protein, translating to MEYTVTVRMPRKLKAQLDVLSKEEHVPVSDIVRESLQKYLAIRRFRRLRTKILPFAESQGLLTDEDAFRNIS from the coding sequence ATGGAATATACTGTTACTGTACGGATGCCCAGGAAGCTTAAGGCCCAACTTGACGTGCTCAGTAAAGAGGAGCATGTTCCCGTGAGTGACATCGTGCGCGAATCGCTCCAAAAGTATCTTGCCATTCGCCGTTTCAGGCGCCTGAGAACAAAGATCCTCCCGTTTGCCGAATCACAGGGGCTGCTTACTGACGAAGACGCCTTCAGGAATATCTCATGA
- a CDS encoding putative toxin-antitoxin system toxin component, PIN family gives MRVVIDTNILVAAFATRGLCQDVFELCLAEHSILTSEFIIDELGSCLRGKLKVPVRNVRDIVVFLKTQCEEIAPKALPRNICRDRSDENILALAISGGADCIVTGDNDLLALKRVEGIPIFSPRQFWAKLSK, from the coding sequence ATGAGGGTGGTCATTGATACTAATATTTTGGTGGCGGCCTTTGCCACGCGCGGCCTCTGCCAGGATGTGTTCGAGCTGTGTCTTGCTGAACATAGTATTCTGACGAGTGAGTTCATTATCGACGAACTCGGAAGCTGCCTCAGGGGAAAGTTAAAAGTTCCAGTCCGTAATGTCCGCGATATCGTGGTATTCCTGAAAACGCAGTGCGAAGAGATAGCCCCCAAAGCCCTCCCAAGAAATATATGCAGGGATCGCAGCGATGAGAACATACTTGCACTCGCCATTTCAGGTGGGGCCGATTGTATAGTCACCGGAGATAATGACCTGCTTGCACTGAAGAGAGTTGAGGGAATACCAATCTTCAGCCCACGGCAGTTCTGGGCAAAGCTATCAAAATAA
- a CDS encoding tetratricopeptide repeat protein: MNERARIAFQTPNPEKDLLLKGMLMGPHPAVSCKKLLDLLIEEGSLDDAVEVYSVFVKDHRDDLKCGQMLARACAASGDAAGAVRVYADLIRRFPAEYINYKELEKLYVRIGQPRRAITLYKELKPTHPLKRKSYKRLTGIYWRLGDIPRAISCLKKEIDEYGVTPKLSRELGKFYLISKRYIRAIESFQNALAGDKGDRETRVWLGVALMENGNYELAEYEFAELLKEKPGNFQSLIHMAELRIRENKLSEARELLEEVDRRYPDNSRVLLCRAEIDFLEGRFKEAAQRGEAALAQTPFYYIWEQVRCHRLLKHAYRALHEVKREKLHREMQEALKKCRDVFSGLIRVAELKIGSGRLDEGKEILERVLDLYPGNSRARVALAELFLREKNDRKAIEVGEGVLKDASPRFTVDLVRAHAVLSRAHSRLGASEKAAYHRRQRAALRVKG, translated from the coding sequence ATGAATGAAAGGGCTCGCATAGCATTCCAGACCCCGAATCCTGAAAAGGATCTCCTCCTCAAGGGCATGCTTATGGGACCTCACCCTGCCGTCTCCTGTAAAAAGCTTCTGGATCTGCTCATCGAGGAGGGCTCTCTGGATGATGCGGTCGAGGTGTACAGCGTCTTCGTGAAGGACCACCGCGACGATCTTAAGTGTGGACAAATGCTGGCGCGCGCCTGCGCCGCTTCGGGCGATGCGGCAGGGGCGGTCAGGGTGTACGCCGATCTCATCAGGCGGTTCCCCGCCGAATACATCAACTACAAGGAACTCGAGAAGCTCTACGTGAGGATCGGCCAGCCGCGGAGGGCGATCACGCTGTACAAGGAACTGAAGCCCACTCACCCGCTCAAGAGGAAAAGCTACAAGCGGCTCACGGGGATATACTGGCGGCTGGGTGACATCCCGCGGGCTATTTCGTGTTTGAAAAAAGAGATCGACGAGTACGGGGTCACCCCCAAGCTGAGCAGGGAACTCGGCAAGTTTTACCTCATCAGCAAGCGCTATATCAGGGCAATCGAGTCTTTTCAGAATGCGCTCGCCGGGGATAAGGGAGATCGCGAGACCAGGGTCTGGCTGGGGGTCGCGCTCATGGAGAACGGCAACTACGAGCTCGCCGAGTACGAGTTCGCCGAACTGCTCAAGGAGAAGCCCGGGAATTTTCAGTCCCTCATCCATATGGCGGAGCTGCGCATCAGGGAGAATAAGCTCAGTGAGGCACGAGAGTTGCTCGAAGAGGTGGACCGCCGCTACCCTGACAATTCGCGGGTGCTGCTCTGTCGCGCGGAGATAGATTTTCTTGAGGGACGCTTCAAGGAAGCGGCTCAACGTGGAGAAGCAGCGCTCGCCCAGACCCCTTTCTACTACATATGGGAGCAGGTGAGGTGCCATCGCCTGCTCAAGCATGCTTACCGAGCCCTCCATGAGGTGAAGAGGGAGAAGCTGCACAGGGAGATGCAGGAGGCGCTGAAGAAGTGCCGGGACGTCTTCAGCGGCCTGATACGTGTGGCTGAATTGAAGATCGGGAGCGGGAGGCTCGATGAGGGGAAGGAGATCCTTGAGCGGGTCCTCGATCTCTACCCGGGAAATTCGCGGGCGCGGGTCGCGCTCGCGGAATTGTTCCTCCGGGAGAAAAATGATCGCAAGGCGATCGAGGTTGGCGAGGGAGTGCTCAAAGACGCGTCACCCCGTTTCACCGTGGATTTGGTTCGGGCGCACGCGGTTCTGTCAAGGGCGCATAGCAGGCTCGGCGCGAGTGAAAAAGCGGCGTATCACCGGCGCCAGCGAGCCGCGCTCCGCGTGAAGGGATAG
- a CDS encoding tetratricopeptide repeat protein, with amino-acid sequence MGAIGVAVLLSVVLCAPPGDTSPDRFPHLSKARPSSHQREDPLENHLPLLSFKNARPPANALATTGEKCRVAILKFFNAQQKKNHDWIAYELADSLVRKLKAFFDVDYLDPFTVPSFKNRFSGKKLGRVSKAQIASLARRAKADVVVVGSYAFAGDTICADVQAMRPSVDLISAPLHFESPADRIWFLEEEMAASAAELLGLRLSDKERVKLAECPTSSDAAFEEYCKGKQAPEGSYSKIQHFQKAIEADPACVEAHYLLGNAYYGIGMAYRYMEWFTMALDEYRKAAALAPDCAKIHCALGVTYMVSGRYDLARKSLEKALETDPGMKLARGYLLRLERMGF; translated from the coding sequence GTGGGGGCGATAGGGGTCGCGGTTCTGCTTTCCGTCGTGTTGTGCGCTCCCCCCGGCGATACCTCTCCTGATCGTTTTCCCCATCTCAGCAAAGCACGCCCTTCCTCTCATCAGCGAGAAGATCCCCTGGAGAACCATCTCCCCCTCCTCTCTTTCAAAAATGCGCGTCCGCCGGCGAACGCCCTCGCAACGACGGGAGAGAAATGCCGGGTGGCCATCCTCAAATTCTTCAACGCGCAGCAGAAGAAGAACCACGACTGGATCGCGTACGAGCTCGCTGATTCGCTGGTGAGGAAGCTCAAGGCGTTTTTCGACGTGGATTATCTCGATCCGTTCACCGTGCCATCCTTTAAAAACCGCTTCTCTGGAAAAAAGCTAGGGAGGGTGAGTAAAGCCCAGATCGCTTCGCTTGCCCGCCGGGCCAAGGCTGATGTAGTGGTGGTGGGGAGCTACGCTTTCGCAGGGGATACGATATGCGCTGATGTTCAAGCGATGCGGCCGTCGGTTGATCTGATCAGCGCGCCACTGCACTTTGAGAGTCCTGCCGATCGAATCTGGTTCCTCGAAGAGGAGATGGCGGCCTCCGCCGCAGAGCTGCTCGGCCTCAGGCTGAGTGATAAGGAGCGCGTGAAACTGGCGGAGTGCCCCACATCCTCCGACGCCGCATTCGAGGAGTACTGCAAGGGGAAACAGGCGCCTGAGGGCTCCTACAGCAAAATCCAGCACTTTCAAAAAGCGATCGAGGCAGACCCCGCCTGCGTTGAAGCCCACTACCTCCTCGGGAATGCGTATTACGGAATTGGCATGGCGTACCGGTACATGGAATGGTTCACTATGGCGCTCGATGAGTACCGCAAGGCGGCGGCCCTCGCCCCGGACTGCGCAAAGATCCACTGCGCGCTGGGAGTCACCTACATGGTGAGCGGGCGCTACGATCTCGCAAGGAAATCATTGGAAAAAGCTCTGGAAACAGATCCGGGGATGAAACTGGCGAGGGGGTACCTCCTTCGCCTGGAGCGCATGGGGTTTTGA